A window of Pedobacter lusitanus contains these coding sequences:
- a CDS encoding formylglycine-generating enzyme family protein: protein MWLLTISCSKKTKEIQQYQPDEFSRSLDKLSDDLVWVENCNVTYSKVLADLKNVKENFAKVTAEHKVNFPQKEEFKKRFNNLEKEAEFIMQACADEKNPSPEQVTKDKLEAAVMEWRVRIDDIRKNLLSVDPRNKNISPATSNGVSVSSLTAAGLIFQDGLESYLPKMIVVPSGSFIMGGTDEENARLDVEPFASEYSKPLHQVTIAKSLAVGINEVTLGQFRQFAKETNYKPLDGCRCWIANQESRMLPVKGADYTNPGFPQTDNDPVVCITKEVANDYAQWLSQKTGKKYRLPSESEWEYFARAGTQTTYYWGNDPKDACGYANTYDLSSKAINTYTSDGFVFPNTDCTDGFPYTAPVGKFQPNKFGLYDIAGNAREWVADDWYPNYNGAPVNGEPRTNGYAMFGITRGGAWLYRIRNLRSAYRNSYFSSEVRTNMWGFRVVREI, encoded by the coding sequence TTGTGGTTATTAACCATTAGTTGCAGCAAGAAAACAAAAGAGATTCAGCAATATCAGCCAGATGAATTTTCCAGGTCACTTGATAAATTAAGTGATGATCTGGTATGGGTTGAGAACTGTAATGTTACCTACAGTAAAGTACTGGCAGATTTGAAAAATGTGAAAGAGAACTTTGCTAAAGTTACGGCCGAACATAAAGTTAATTTTCCTCAGAAAGAAGAGTTTAAGAAACGTTTTAACAATCTGGAGAAAGAAGCGGAATTTATTATGCAGGCTTGTGCAGACGAAAAAAATCCCAGTCCGGAACAGGTTACTAAAGATAAGTTAGAAGCTGCAGTAATGGAATGGAGAGTCAGAATTGATGATATCAGAAAGAACCTGCTTTCCGTTGATCCCAGAAACAAAAATATAAGCCCTGCTACCTCAAATGGAGTATCTGTTTCGTCTTTAACAGCGGCAGGATTGATCTTTCAGGATGGACTGGAATCTTATCTGCCTAAGATGATTGTTGTTCCTTCCGGATCATTCATTATGGGGGGGACTGATGAAGAAAATGCCAGGCTTGATGTAGAACCTTTTGCCAGCGAGTATTCAAAACCATTACATCAGGTAACTATTGCAAAATCACTTGCAGTGGGAATTAACGAAGTTACACTGGGACAGTTTAGGCAATTTGCAAAGGAGACTAATTATAAACCTCTTGACGGATGCCGGTGCTGGATTGCAAATCAGGAGTCCAGGATGCTGCCTGTGAAAGGAGCAGATTATACAAATCCAGGATTTCCTCAAACAGATAATGATCCTGTTGTTTGTATAACCAAAGAGGTGGCGAATGACTATGCACAATGGTTATCACAAAAGACAGGTAAAAAGTATCGTTTGCCATCCGAGAGTGAATGGGAGTATTTTGCAAGAGCAGGTACACAGACTACCTATTACTGGGGTAATGATCCTAAAGATGCCTGTGGTTACGCAAATACTTATGATTTGAGTAGTAAAGCTATTAATACCTATACATCAGATGGGTTTGTTTTTCCCAATACGGATTGTACTGATGGATTTCCATATACTGCCCCGGTAGGTAAATTTCAACCAAATAAGTTTGGATTATATGATATTGCAGGTAATGCGAGAGAATGGGTTGCGGATGACTGGTATCCTAATTATAACGGAGCTCCTGTAAATGGTGAGCCAAGAACAAATGGTTATGCTATGTTTGGAATTACCAGAGGTGGTGCGTGGCTATATAGAATCAGAAATTTGCGCAGTGCGTACAGAAATTCTTATTTCTCTTCTGAAGTACGAACGAATATGTGGGGATTCAGAGTAGTGAGAGAGATCTGA
- a CDS encoding helix-turn-helix domain-containing protein has translation MPVNDLVTYGFRYGLNTKQEINVSAISGRLNFDSAHLFRPHRIDFNLMIWVKEGSGVHFIDFKPVKIEPGMLLFIGRGKVHSFDPDGDYDGPSVVFTDEFFCSEERNMGLLYYSDLFNNPFGLNSQRMIADSSLFSFIFKELKNEIKKPFDPYQYRILHNYLNNLLLLSIRERDVMVFDNRNLSGKDLEYITAFKQLLETNLTKRLSVVDYAEILNITERKLQRVTFNVLGKSPKVIIDERLILEAKRLLVLKSDQIRQISDQLGFSEVTNFVKFFKKTVGLTPSVFRKKNYKIV, from the coding sequence ATGCCTGTTAATGATTTGGTTACTTATGGGTTTAGATATGGTCTGAATACCAAACAAGAGATAAATGTATCTGCAATTTCCGGAAGGTTGAATTTTGATTCTGCTCATTTATTTCGTCCTCATCGAATAGATTTTAACCTGATGATCTGGGTAAAGGAAGGCAGCGGAGTACATTTCATAGATTTCAAACCAGTGAAAATTGAACCAGGGATGCTTTTATTTATAGGTAGAGGAAAAGTTCATTCCTTTGATCCTGATGGTGATTATGATGGGCCATCAGTGGTGTTTACTGATGAGTTTTTCTGTTCAGAAGAAAGAAATATGGGGTTGCTTTATTATTCTGATTTATTTAATAATCCATTTGGATTAAACAGTCAGCGTATGATAGCTGACTCCTCTCTTTTTTCGTTTATTTTTAAGGAATTAAAGAACGAAATTAAAAAGCCATTTGATCCTTATCAATATCGGATTTTACATAATTATTTAAATAATCTTTTACTACTCTCAATAAGAGAAAGAGACGTAATGGTTTTTGATAATAGAAATTTGTCGGGAAAAGATCTGGAATATATTACCGCATTTAAACAATTATTAGAAACTAACCTGACAAAAAGACTCTCAGTAGTTGATTATGCTGAAATCTTGAATATAACAGAGCGGAAACTTCAGCGGGTTACATTTAATGTTCTGGGAAAATCGCCTAAAGTTATAATTGATGAGCGTTTGATTCTGGAAGCAAAACGCCTGTTAGTTTTAAAATCCGATCAGATCAGACAGATTTCAGACCAGCTTGGGTTTTCGGAGGTTACTAATTTTGTTAAATTCTTTAAGAAGACAGTCGGTTTAACACCCAGTGTTTTTAGAAAAAAAAACTATAAAATAGTTTAG
- a CDS encoding DUF3050 domain-containing protein: MNQHIVRIQKVIEPLRQEIINHKVYSVINNLDDLKIFMQYHVYAVWDFMSLLKSLQIGLTCTTTPWFPVGNANTRYLINEIVAGEESDVDGAGIRKSHYEMYLEAMDQCGADTTAIHKFISALKETNSLTAAYQAAGVPAEAREFVDFTFKVIDSKESHLQSAAFTFGREDLIPNMFISIVGDLNRKFPDQLSLIKYYLDRHIEVDGDHHSHLALDMTAELCGDNETAWKAAEEITVASLQQRINLWNGVYNEITGAK, from the coding sequence ATGAATCAACATATTGTTAGGATACAAAAGGTAATAGAGCCATTAAGACAAGAAATAATTAACCATAAGGTTTACTCCGTAATTAATAATCTGGATGATCTTAAGATTTTTATGCAGTACCACGTTTATGCGGTATGGGATTTTATGTCCCTGCTTAAATCTTTACAGATTGGACTGACCTGTACCACTACACCATGGTTTCCCGTTGGGAATGCAAATACAAGGTATCTGATTAATGAAATCGTTGCCGGTGAAGAATCTGATGTAGATGGCGCAGGCATTCGTAAAAGTCATTATGAAATGTATCTGGAAGCTATGGATCAGTGCGGTGCAGATACGACAGCTATTCATAAATTTATCAGTGCTTTAAAAGAGACTAATTCGCTGACCGCTGCGTATCAGGCAGCAGGAGTACCGGCAGAGGCCCGTGAGTTTGTAGATTTTACTTTCAAAGTTATAGACAGTAAAGAATCTCACTTACAGTCTGCAGCCTTTACTTTTGGCAGAGAAGATTTAATCCCGAATATGTTTATCTCTATTGTAGGTGATCTGAACAGGAAATTCCCGGATCAGTTATCCCTGATTAAATATTATCTGGACAGACATATTGAAGTTGATGGTGATCATCACAGTCATCTGGCACTTGATATGACTGCAGAACTTTGCGGAGATAATGAAACTGCATGGAAAGCTGCAGAAGAAATTACAGTAGCTTCACTGCAACAGCGGATCAATCTCTGGAACGGTGTTTACAATGAGATCACAGGAGCTAAATAA
- a CDS encoding NAD(P)H-quinone oxidoreductase, with translation MDAIVITEKGGPEVLQLEQVDTPVPHGNEVLIKIKAAGLNRSDVISRSSNPYGTVIEREIPGLEISGIITAVGPDVKRWKTGDEVCALIAGGGYAQYKAVDGRLCLPVPEGMTFEEAASLPETIFTIWSNVFKDASFRAGENFLVHGGTSGIGVTAIQMIVAMGGKAYATAGTPEKCLFCEELGATKAINYKTEDFAALLKPIGIDVILDMTGGENTLKNMDILNPDGRITFINAMNGSKSEIDILQMMSKRLVLTGSMLKPRTADYKATLAAEIEQIVWPLIAAKKIRPVIYKVFPLAQAADAQRLLESSTHIGKIMLTVA, from the coding sequence ATGGATGCTATAGTTATTACAGAAAAAGGCGGACCAGAAGTACTTCAACTGGAGCAGGTGGATACTCCAGTGCCTCATGGAAATGAGGTTCTGATCAAAATAAAAGCTGCGGGACTCAATCGCAGTGATGTGATTTCAAGGAGCAGTAATCCTTATGGGACTGTTATTGAAAGAGAAATTCCAGGTCTGGAGATCTCTGGTATCATCACTGCCGTAGGACCGGATGTTAAAAGATGGAAAACGGGAGATGAGGTATGTGCATTGATCGCCGGTGGCGGATATGCACAGTACAAAGCTGTTGATGGAAGATTGTGTTTGCCTGTACCAGAAGGAATGACATTTGAAGAAGCAGCATCTCTGCCAGAAACTATTTTTACCATATGGTCTAATGTATTTAAGGATGCCAGTTTTAGAGCTGGTGAAAATTTTCTTGTTCATGGAGGTACCAGTGGAATCGGAGTAACTGCGATACAAATGATTGTAGCGATGGGTGGTAAAGCTTATGCAACAGCAGGTACACCAGAAAAATGCCTCTTTTGTGAAGAACTGGGTGCAACGAAAGCAATAAACTACAAAACGGAGGATTTTGCTGCGCTGCTTAAGCCTATCGGTATTGATGTTATTTTAGATATGACAGGAGGAGAGAATACCCTGAAAAACATGGATATTCTGAATCCTGATGGCAGGATTACCTTCATCAATGCGATGAACGGATCTAAATCGGAGATTGATATTTTACAAATGATGAGTAAAAGGCTGGTGCTTACCGGAAGCATGCTTAAACCCAGAACAGCTGATTATAAAGCTACCCTGGCAGCAGAAATTGAGCAGATCGTCTGGCCGCTGATTGCAGCAAAAAAGATCAGACCTGTAATTTATAAAGTATTTCCTTTAGCGCAGGCAGCTGATGCCCAGCGATTACTGGAAAGTAGCACCCATATTGGTAAAATTATGCTAACTGTAGCGTAA
- a CDS encoding AcvB/VirJ family lysyl-phosphatidylglycerol hydrolase → MNYWQRGLCLITIFLFSGCGVLMKTRATNHHGTETDDFNLPVITYESAVPSSKRLLLLFSGDGGWLDFEDQLSTGFAQKGFHTIGFNSRSYFWSSKTPQQTADDVALLIYKYSTIYKTRVIYLVGYSFGADVVPFIYNRLPEAMKNKVVALELMSPYSTSDFKVHTSDLLNIAGDDRQYKVQPEIEAVNVPVFCFYGEKEEPRPMEKLEKKNFNLKILPGDHHYDITSHQEIFKALRGLRRTQFFREHGLWML, encoded by the coding sequence ATGAACTATTGGCAACGGGGTTTATGCCTTATCACTATTTTTCTTTTTTCTGGTTGCGGAGTTCTGATGAAGACCAGGGCGACAAATCATCATGGTACTGAAACCGATGATTTTAATCTCCCTGTAATTACTTATGAAAGTGCTGTTCCTTCGTCCAAAAGGCTGCTTTTGCTGTTTTCAGGTGATGGAGGATGGCTCGATTTTGAAGATCAGTTGTCTACAGGTTTTGCACAAAAGGGATTCCATACGATTGGTTTCAATTCCCGGAGTTATTTCTGGAGCAGTAAAACACCTCAGCAAACGGCTGATGATGTGGCTTTGCTGATTTATAAGTACTCTACCATTTATAAGACCAGGGTGATCTATCTGGTGGGTTATTCTTTTGGCGCCGATGTAGTACCTTTTATCTATAACCGTTTGCCCGAAGCTATGAAAAATAAGGTTGTCGCTTTAGAGCTGATGTCTCCTTATTCTACTTCTGATTTTAAGGTTCATACATCCGATCTGCTGAATATTGCCGGAGATGACAGGCAATATAAGGTTCAACCTGAAATAGAGGCTGTCAATGTGCCTGTTTTCTGTTTTTACGGAGAAAAGGAAGAGCCCAGGCCGATGGAGAAATTAGAAAAGAAGAATTTTAACCTGAAGATCTTACCAGGTGATCATCATTATGATATAACTTCTCATCAGGAGATTTTTAAAGCATTGCGCGGATTAAGAAGAACTCAATTTTTCAGAGAACACGGATTATGGATGCTATAG
- a CDS encoding HAD family hydrolase, translated as MEETDFARLSKLTEGDYEAFLYDCDGTLADNMPAHTVTYVAIAKQYGVDMDPAIIDELAGWPIFNVVEELNVRYQADMDPAEFTARKAKLYYEEYIGKALPITYVTEHLIANAGRVRIAVVSGGDRRAVQHTLEVVGVSEYVEVMVCAGETLKGKPFADPFLKAAELLGVDPKKCLVFEDGKPGTQAAEAAGMHWVRIDQFKFG; from the coding sequence ATGGAAGAGACTGATTTTGCAAGACTCAGCAAATTAACCGAAGGAGATTACGAAGCATTTTTATACGATTGTGACGGTACACTGGCAGACAATATGCCTGCACATACAGTAACTTATGTTGCTATAGCTAAACAATACGGTGTGGATATGGATCCCGCTATTATAGATGAACTGGCAGGATGGCCGATATTCAATGTAGTTGAAGAATTGAATGTCCGTTATCAGGCTGATATGGATCCCGCAGAATTTACTGCAAGAAAAGCAAAGCTTTATTATGAAGAATATATTGGTAAAGCCTTACCTATTACCTATGTAACAGAACATCTGATCGCCAATGCCGGCCGGGTACGTATCGCGGTAGTTTCCGGCGGTGACCGCAGGGCTGTGCAGCATACACTTGAAGTTGTCGGTGTAAGTGAATATGTGGAAGTAATGGTTTGTGCAGGGGAGACGCTTAAAGGTAAACCATTTGCAGATCCATTTTTGAAAGCGGCCGAATTATTGGGTGTTGACCCGAAGAAATGCCTGGTGTTTGAAGATGGAAAGCCTGGAACACAAGCTGCCGAAGCAGCCGGAATGCACTGGGTAAGGATCGATCAGTTTAAATTCGGATAG
- a CDS encoding cytochrome d ubiquinol oxidase subunit II, translated as MVYVVIIFLWTAILLYILLGGADFGAGIIELFTSRANRPRMRKKMYEAIGPIWEANHMWLIIVIVILFVGFPKIYTTVSIYLHIPLVCMLLGIIARGTAFVFRNYDAVKDHMQKIYTPIFVISSVVTPFFLGVIAASAVSGQIDLHAQDFVSAYVFSWLSWFSASVGIFTVTICAYLATVFIIGEAENEQDRQLFTRKARRTIFIVMAAGGLVFLAAHSEGIPLLRWIFSDVPGIIALILATISLVITFVLLLRNKPIILRLLAGFQVTMILFAATYSHFPDIILLKGGDNLSLLTHQGQVKTMETLGYALLIGSIFIIPALVYLIYSFQQKRGSKEAH; from the coding sequence ATGGTATACGTAGTAATAATTTTTCTGTGGACAGCCATTCTGTTGTATATTTTATTAGGCGGAGCTGATTTTGGTGCCGGAATTATAGAATTATTTACCTCCAGAGCTAACCGGCCAAGGATGCGTAAAAAAATGTATGAAGCCATTGGCCCTATCTGGGAGGCCAATCACATGTGGCTGATTATTGTGATCGTGATTCTTTTTGTAGGTTTTCCTAAAATATACACCACTGTTTCTATCTATCTTCATATTCCGCTGGTTTGTATGCTGCTGGGGATTATTGCCAGAGGAACAGCTTTTGTTTTCAGAAATTATGATGCTGTGAAGGATCATATGCAGAAAATATATACCCCGATATTTGTTATATCGAGCGTGGTTACCCCATTTTTCTTAGGTGTTATTGCAGCAAGTGCCGTTTCCGGACAAATAGACCTGCACGCTCAGGATTTTGTTTCTGCCTACGTCTTTAGCTGGCTAAGCTGGTTTTCTGCCAGTGTAGGAATATTCACGGTAACTATCTGCGCCTATCTGGCCACTGTTTTTATTATAGGTGAGGCTGAAAATGAACAGGACAGACAACTTTTTACCAGGAAAGCCAGACGGACAATTTTTATCGTTATGGCCGCAGGCGGATTAGTATTTTTAGCTGCACATTCAGAAGGAATTCCATTACTGCGCTGGATTTTTAGCGATGTTCCGGGAATCATAGCACTGATACTGGCCACTATTTCGCTCGTTATTACGTTCGTTTTACTTTTGAGGAACAAGCCGATTATACTGCGTTTACTGGCTGGATTTCAGGTGACGATGATTCTTTTTGCAGCGACCTACAGCCATTTTCCGGATATTATACTACTCAAAGGAGGGGATAACCTTTCTTTATTAACCCATCAGGGACAGGTCAAAACGATGGAAACATTAGGTTATGCCCTGCTTATTGGCAGTATATTCATTATACCTGCACTGGTTTATCTGATTTACAGTTTTCAGCAAAAAAGAGGGAGTAAAGAAGCACATTAA
- a CDS encoding cytochrome ubiquinol oxidase subunit I: MDDFLAARLQMAFSLGFHIVFSCIGMVMPFFMCTAHYLWLKRKKAVYLDVTRAWSKGVAIFFATGAVSGTVLSFELGLLWPKFMEHAGPIFGMPFSLEGTAFFIEAIALGFYLYGWNRFHPWFHWFTGVIVGISGLLSGILVVAANAWMNSPSGFDLINGQYLNIDPMKAMFNEAWFSQALHMCVAAFVSTGFAVAGVHALMILKGQNVNFHRKAFQIAAIFGTVAACLQPISGDISAKDVAQRQPAKLAAMEAHFQTEKGAGLIIGGIPDTAAKTVKYAIKIPKALSFMATGDFNAEVKGLDQIPQKDQPPVAVVHYAFQIMVGLGMAMLGLAVIYFIALFKKKNWAESKWMLKLFVIATPMGFLALEAGWTVTEVGRQPWIIYGVMRTADAVTPMPGIAYSFYLFTAVYISLAIIVSLLLFRQITMVDKLYDSSTDKKIQ; encoded by the coding sequence ATGGATGATTTCTTAGCCGCACGACTCCAAATGGCCTTTTCATTAGGCTTTCACATTGTTTTCTCCTGTATCGGAATGGTTATGCCGTTCTTTATGTGTACCGCCCATTATCTCTGGTTAAAAAGAAAAAAAGCAGTATACCTCGATGTCACCAGGGCATGGAGTAAGGGAGTAGCAATTTTCTTCGCCACAGGGGCAGTTTCCGGAACTGTATTGTCTTTTGAGCTTGGGCTGCTCTGGCCCAAATTTATGGAACATGCGGGCCCGATCTTCGGAATGCCGTTTTCACTGGAAGGGACAGCCTTTTTTATTGAAGCCATAGCCCTTGGCTTTTATCTTTACGGGTGGAATCGTTTTCATCCCTGGTTTCATTGGTTTACCGGTGTAATTGTGGGGATCAGCGGATTGCTGTCGGGTATTCTTGTGGTTGCTGCCAATGCCTGGATGAACAGTCCTTCCGGTTTTGATTTGATCAACGGACAATATCTGAATATAGATCCGATGAAAGCTATGTTTAACGAGGCCTGGTTTTCACAGGCGCTGCATATGTGTGTGGCGGCCTTTGTTTCTACAGGTTTTGCTGTAGCCGGAGTACATGCACTGATGATTTTAAAAGGTCAGAATGTTAACTTTCACCGCAAAGCATTTCAGATTGCCGCTATTTTCGGAACTGTTGCCGCCTGTCTTCAACCTATTAGCGGAGATATCTCTGCTAAGGATGTCGCACAACGCCAGCCTGCGAAACTAGCCGCTATGGAGGCTCATTTTCAAACTGAAAAAGGTGCAGGATTAATTATCGGCGGGATCCCTGATACAGCTGCTAAAACAGTTAAATATGCAATTAAAATACCTAAAGCCCTGAGTTTTATGGCGACAGGCGATTTTAATGCAGAAGTTAAAGGACTGGATCAGATTCCTCAGAAAGATCAGCCGCCGGTTGCGGTAGTTCATTATGCCTTTCAGATCATGGTCGGGCTGGGTATGGCTATGTTAGGTCTGGCGGTGATTTACTTTATTGCCCTGTTTAAAAAGAAAAACTGGGCAGAGAGTAAATGGATGCTCAAGCTGTTTGTCATTGCTACACCTATGGGTTTTCTGGCTCTTGAAGCTGGCTGGACAGTGACTGAAGTTGGCCGTCAGCCCTGGATTATTTATGGCGTGATGCGTACAGCAGATGCCGTTACACCCATGCCTGGAATTGCCTACTCCTTTTATCTCTTTACAGCTGTATATATATCCCTGGCCATTATTGTGAGTCTGCTGTTATTCCGTCAGATCACTATGGTTGATAAACTTTATGATTCATCTACTGATAAAAAAATACAATAA
- a CDS encoding NAD(P)/FAD-dependent oxidoreductase: MPKKVVIIGGGFAGVNLAKKLAGNESFDVVLADKNNYNFFPPLLYQVATGYLETSNITYPFRKLFRGKRNFMFRLGELKEVLPEQKVAVLSTGPVSYDYLVFATGCETNYFGMENVEKYAIPMKTVSDALQMRNTLLERMEEASRSTDPAERKKLLTVVVAGGGPTGVEISGMFAEMKRTILSKDYPELKGGGGEIYLVDGLKSVLAPMSEKSQQYTYDTLTKMGVKVKLNVMVKDFVDDTVHFADGSTIEAKNLIWAAGVTAMTFKGISAGAYGKGKRLQVDEFNKVQGMEDIYAIGDTCIQFTDPAFPQGHPQLAQVALQQGDNLGKNMIRIAAHQLPKPFFYVDKGTMAIIGRNKAVTDLPKPKMFFSGFIAWAMWLFIHLISLINSGNRIKTLYNWMIAYFTKDQSLRMIVRPASKNL, translated from the coding sequence ATGCCTAAAAAAGTAGTCATTATAGGTGGAGGATTTGCGGGAGTAAATCTTGCTAAAAAACTAGCCGGTAATGAATCATTCGATGTAGTTCTTGCAGATAAAAATAATTACAACTTTTTCCCTCCGCTGCTTTACCAGGTAGCTACCGGTTATCTGGAAACTTCCAATATTACTTATCCTTTCCGTAAACTCTTCAGAGGAAAACGCAATTTTATGTTCCGGCTGGGAGAGCTCAAAGAGGTTTTACCCGAACAGAAGGTAGCAGTTCTTTCTACCGGGCCGGTCAGTTATGATTACCTGGTTTTTGCCACCGGCTGTGAAACCAATTACTTTGGGATGGAAAATGTAGAAAAGTACGCTATACCCATGAAAACCGTTTCTGATGCACTGCAGATGCGTAATACGTTACTTGAAAGGATGGAAGAAGCTTCCCGTTCCACAGACCCGGCAGAACGTAAAAAACTCCTGACTGTAGTCGTAGCCGGTGGCGGGCCGACAGGAGTAGAGATTTCCGGTATGTTTGCTGAAATGAAAAGAACCATTCTTTCCAAAGATTACCCTGAACTGAAAGGTGGGGGCGGGGAAATCTATCTGGTAGACGGATTAAAATCAGTACTTGCACCTATGAGTGAAAAATCTCAGCAATATACCTATGATACGCTGACAAAAATGGGGGTGAAGGTTAAACTGAATGTTATGGTCAAAGATTTTGTGGATGATACTGTCCATTTTGCTGATGGCAGTACCATCGAAGCTAAAAATCTGATCTGGGCGGCCGGAGTGACGGCTATGACTTTTAAAGGTATATCTGCCGGAGCTTATGGAAAAGGTAAAAGATTGCAGGTCGATGAATTTAATAAAGTACAGGGAATGGAAGATATCTATGCGATAGGCGATACCTGTATCCAGTTCACAGATCCGGCTTTTCCGCAGGGACATCCGCAATTGGCACAGGTAGCACTGCAGCAGGGGGATAATCTGGGTAAAAATATGATCAGGATTGCTGCACACCAGCTTCCCAAACCCTTTTTCTATGTAGATAAAGGAACAATGGCTATTATTGGCAGAAATAAAGCGGTTACTGATCTGCCCAAACCAAAAATGTTTTTCAGTGGATTTATTGCCTGGGCGATGTGGCTGTTTATCCATCTGATCTCTCTGATTAACTCCGGGAACAGGATTAAAACATTATACAACTGGATGATTGCTTACTTTACAAAAGATCAGTCTTTGAGAATGATTGTCAGACCGGCCAGTAAGAATCTGTAA
- a CDS encoding glycoside hydrolase family 27 protein, which produces MKKISVLLFIFCLNGSFSLYAQSTFNRTPSSLKAAPPSANEKPQINSPEFYGTRTGKEFFYQLPVSGQRPMRFEAEHLSEGLKLDKVTGIISGKLEKAGRYTIKISAQNQKGKAAKDLTFVAGDKLALTPPMGWSSWYSYGRKVKEEDILTTAKLMKQYGLEYYGWSILEIDDPWTNQPGEKDPVWSAFKTKTENKVYEYHEGPGNLTDRIGPTRDQNGVLLPNKYFTNIAQTVKDIHALGFKVGIYSSPGPLTCGGVAGSYQHEVQDAAYFAETGFDYLKYDWCSYGIFAKDNSLEELKKPYRLMGTALKNQPRDIIFSLCQYGMGEVWKWGHETDGQLWRTGDDVRDNWKSVYHAFKMLADKSAYVQPGRWNDPDILQIGAVGAESREGNSNHLNPQEQKTLMSMWCLLSAPLLIGSNIEHMDPFTLSLLTNNEVIAINQDALGKAAGLKYTLDNQIEIWSKDLYGGGFTVGLLNPTDQEQNAEFLFALIGKNGKYKVRDLWTKTDLGSGLQQISSKIPPHGILLLSLKD; this is translated from the coding sequence ATGAAAAAAATATCCGTGCTGCTTTTTATCTTTTGTCTCAATGGCAGTTTTTCCCTTTACGCGCAATCAACTTTTAACAGAACGCCATCATCTTTAAAAGCTGCTCCTCCTTCAGCAAATGAGAAGCCTCAGATCAACAGTCCCGAATTCTATGGCACCAGAACCGGAAAGGAATTCTTCTATCAGCTTCCTGTAAGCGGGCAGCGACCAATGAGGTTTGAAGCTGAACATTTATCTGAGGGACTTAAGCTGGACAAAGTGACGGGAATCATTTCAGGAAAACTGGAAAAAGCGGGCCGGTATACCATAAAGATCTCCGCTCAGAATCAAAAAGGTAAAGCAGCTAAGGATTTAACTTTTGTGGCAGGTGATAAACTGGCTTTAACCCCACCTATGGGTTGGAGCAGCTGGTATAGCTATGGCAGAAAGGTAAAGGAAGAAGATATTTTAACCACGGCAAAACTAATGAAACAATATGGTCTGGAGTATTATGGATGGAGTATTCTTGAAATTGATGACCCCTGGACAAATCAGCCTGGTGAAAAAGATCCGGTATGGTCAGCTTTCAAAACCAAAACAGAAAATAAGGTTTACGAATATCATGAAGGTCCGGGAAACCTGACAGACAGAATAGGCCCCACCCGGGATCAGAACGGAGTCCTTTTACCAAATAAATATTTCACCAACATTGCTCAAACGGTCAAAGACATACATGCCTTAGGTTTTAAGGTAGGTATTTACAGTTCACCCGGTCCTTTAACCTGTGGTGGGGTTGCGGGAAGCTATCAGCACGAAGTACAGGATGCAGCGTATTTTGCTGAAACAGGTTTTGACTATCTGAAATATGACTGGTGCAGTTACGGCATTTTTGCAAAAGACAATTCTTTGGAAGAACTGAAAAAACCATACCGTTTAATGGGTACCGCCCTGAAAAATCAGCCGCGTGATATTATTTTTTCTTTATGTCAGTATGGAATGGGTGAGGTCTGGAAATGGGGTCATGAAACTGACGGACAGTTATGGAGAACTGGTGATGATGTCAGAGACAACTGGAAGTCCGTTTATCATGCGTTTAAAATGCTGGCAGATAAAAGTGCTTATGTACAGCCTGGCAGATGGAATGATCCTGATATTTTACAGATTGGTGCAGTAGGCGCTGAAAGTCGTGAAGGTAACAGTAATCATCTGAATCCTCAGGAACAAAAAACTTTAATGAGTATGTGGTGTTTGCTGAGCGCACCTTTGCTTATAGGCTCTAATATAGAACACATGGACCCCTTTACCCTATCATTATTAACCAATAATGAAGTTATTGCTATCAATCAGGATGCATTGGGTAAAGCAGCAGGGCTGAAATATACACTGGATAATCAAATAGAAATCTGGAGCAAAGATCTTTATGGCGGCGGATTTACCGTGGGTCTTTTAAATCCTACTGATCAGGAACAGAACGCAGAATTCCTGTTTGCATTGATTGGGAAAAACGGTAAATATAAAGTGCGGGATTTATGGACGAAAACGGATCTGGGCAGCGGTCTCCAGCAAATCAGTTCAAAGATTCCACCACATGGGATTTTATTGCTAAGCCTAAAAGACTAA